The following proteins are encoded in a genomic region of Chryseobacterium culicis:
- a CDS encoding DUF3857 domain-containing protein — protein sequence MMKILVLGALSAASFYFAQSYPASAIPENLKKNANLVVRKDLTTVNIHKIDDIKYQVNTVKTVLNKDGDDKAVAYISYDKGNSISDVKVTIYNEAGKKIKSFSKSDFGDFANNRHGIFYSDSRILVFNYTPTEYPYTVDFSYQISDKNTVFIPDFVPFFSTNTSLEEAEFKIINTSGIELRTKTYPSKFNYASVAESGSANEKVFTYKNVPAIDDISLIPQPAKILPKVSFSLAKFNLAGKQGTLTNWTDFGTWYYNNLVEPVAVSTPAIKSEIASLNLQGSVEDKVKTIYQYMQNKTRYIYVGLGIGGWLPMLPDEVDKKGYGDCKGLTNYMKTLLDEAGVPSYYCVINSGASQISFDPDFPRMGGNHAILMVPTEKGNIWLENTSQQIAFNHLGYSTTDRNVLSVKKTGIELINTPVYSAEQNKEKQVMKIKVGEDNSIQGEGSFHYTGYQYDYNLAFTALSPKERNDALKRSLDILNFEKVEMKNFVNNRDNAFITYDIDFKASHYAKKVGNSLIFRAVPIYNDAIHKTDESRELPFEIGQSYEDEYEISFSLPNGYKVEETPENINLKSEYGFYTLNFVKNGEGLIVKRKIQINKGAYPKEKYNEYVNFIKKTINMDNSKILITKA from the coding sequence ATGATGAAAATATTAGTCTTGGGGGCTTTATCTGCCGCCTCATTCTATTTTGCACAGAGCTATCCTGCCTCTGCAATTCCTGAAAATTTAAAGAAAAATGCTAATCTGGTAGTCAGAAAAGATCTGACGACTGTTAACATTCATAAGATTGATGATATAAAATATCAGGTTAATACGGTAAAAACTGTTTTAAATAAAGATGGTGATGATAAAGCAGTTGCTTACATTTCCTATGATAAAGGAAACAGTATCTCTGATGTGAAAGTTACCATCTATAATGAAGCAGGAAAGAAAATAAAAAGTTTTTCAAAATCAGATTTTGGTGATTTTGCCAATAACCGTCACGGAATTTTTTATTCTGATAGCAGAATTCTGGTTTTTAATTATACTCCAACGGAATATCCCTATACAGTAGATTTCTCTTATCAGATATCAGATAAAAATACTGTTTTTATTCCTGATTTTGTGCCTTTCTTTTCTACCAATACCTCTTTGGAAGAAGCGGAATTTAAAATTATCAACACATCTGGGATAGAGCTTAGAACGAAAACTTATCCGTCAAAGTTCAATTATGCATCAGTTGCAGAAAGTGGGAGTGCTAATGAAAAAGTATTTACCTACAAAAACGTTCCCGCCATTGATGATATTTCTTTAATTCCACAACCTGCCAAAATTTTACCGAAAGTAAGTTTCTCTCTGGCGAAATTTAATCTTGCAGGAAAACAGGGTACTTTAACGAACTGGACAGATTTTGGAACATGGTATTATAATAACCTTGTAGAGCCTGTTGCAGTTTCTACTCCGGCTATCAAATCTGAGATAGCATCGCTGAACTTACAAGGATCTGTAGAAGATAAGGTAAAGACGATTTATCAGTATATGCAGAATAAGACCAGATACATCTACGTAGGGCTGGGAATTGGCGGATGGCTTCCAATGCTTCCTGATGAAGTGGACAAAAAAGGATACGGAGACTGTAAAGGACTTACCAATTATATGAAAACTCTTCTTGATGAAGCAGGAGTACCTTCTTATTATTGTGTTATTAATTCCGGAGCTTCCCAGATATCTTTTGATCCGGACTTCCCAAGAATGGGAGGAAACCATGCTATTTTAATGGTGCCTACAGAAAAAGGGAATATCTGGCTTGAGAATACATCCCAACAAATTGCATTCAACCACCTGGGGTACAGTACAACAGACCGAAATGTACTTTCAGTAAAGAAAACGGGGATAGAACTGATCAATACTCCTGTATATTCTGCCGAACAGAATAAAGAAAAACAGGTCATGAAAATCAAAGTAGGAGAGGATAACAGTATTCAGGGTGAAGGAAGTTTTCATTACACAGGATATCAGTATGATTATAATTTAGCATTTACCGCTTTAAGTCCCAAAGAAAGAAATGATGCTTTAAAAAGATCTTTGGATATTTTGAACTTTGAAAAAGTAGAAATGAAAAATTTTGTCAATAATAGAGACAATGCTTTCATAACCTATGATATTGATTTTAAAGCCAGCCATTATGCTAAAAAAGTAGGAAACAGTTTAATATTCAGAGCGGTTCCTATATACAACGATGCCATCCATAAAACGGACGAAAGCCGTGAACTTCCTTTTGAAATCGGACAATCTTATGAGGACGAATATGAAATCAGTTTCAGCCTTCCCAATGGATATAAAGTAGAAGAAACTCCTGAAAATATCAACCTTAAATCTGAATATGGTTTCTATACCTTAAATTTTGTAAAGAATGGAGAGGGGCTCATCGTGAAAAGAAAAATACAAATCAATAAAGGAGCTTATCCCAAAGAAAAATATAACGAATATGTAAACTTCATAAAGAAAACAATAAACATGGACAATTCAAAAATTTTAATTACAAAGGCATAA
- a CDS encoding DUF3857 domain-containing protein, translating to MKINAKLTVAVSCLVFNTSFAQHKFLSPPLFDEADLKKTNSLIEKDAPAEILYNSVRYNIMNDNSLEKEWYSKIKIYDKKRSEDWLNISIPLLTDESLSKFEVRIYNLSNNKVEKILIDKKEQLKENFTEGINIYKLALPNISDGSVIEYSYKVTSNNISNPVYFLEYNIPVVYQEYNLEYPDEPITYSFNSTGSIFKPKYHISTTEDRLGALYNVFRFGYEDMKSIQKEKYVKDLNRFRGKIKPELKRFSTKYFTYSEFKDWNNLADKLYSFDDFGSFLKGNVKDILPENIKTYYDPLGRADKIFNFVKENYRWNEKAGIMASQNLRQLIKTKSGNSADINLLLTMLLRDAGIEANPLLISTVDNGILNVISPNINNLNFVLTSVKINNQIYFYDATSFNSKVNMLPERDWNDFGILLEGKKGTSLSFSNTNISKKEMNIKASLDLGNSLVKGIFTQKDSGMYAINSYDEFDRNKDKYKQVFPSRYNIDGKNVEPKLLDNGDFETQMAFSDSNLMDVIGDKIVINPIMFLNAEKELFDQSHERKYQIDFISAFNKEKRIELEIPENYKVLSLPKDKKMATDDQEISFLYKVETLGNKIIITSKIGIASQNYPKEYYPFFKQIWKTISETENQVISLVKK from the coding sequence ATGAAAATTAATGCTAAACTTACAGTAGCGGTGAGCTGCCTTGTATTTAATACATCTTTTGCACAGCATAAATTCCTTTCTCCACCTTTATTTGATGAAGCTGATCTAAAAAAAACGAATTCACTTATAGAAAAGGATGCCCCTGCTGAAATTCTCTACAATAGTGTTCGATATAATATCATGAATGATAATTCTTTGGAAAAAGAGTGGTATTCAAAAATTAAAATCTACGACAAAAAGCGCTCAGAAGATTGGCTTAATATAAGCATTCCTCTTCTTACCGATGAATCGCTGAGTAAGTTTGAAGTTAGAATATATAATCTCTCCAATAATAAGGTCGAAAAAATCCTAATTGATAAAAAAGAACAGTTAAAAGAGAATTTTACTGAAGGGATAAATATTTATAAACTTGCCTTACCTAATATTTCAGACGGATCTGTAATAGAATACAGTTATAAAGTGACGAGTAATAATATCTCCAATCCGGTATATTTTCTGGAATACAATATTCCGGTTGTTTATCAGGAATATAATTTGGAATATCCTGATGAGCCTATTACATATTCTTTTAACAGTACAGGAAGTATTTTTAAACCAAAATACCATATTTCCACTACTGAGGATCGTTTAGGAGCTTTATATAATGTTTTCAGATTTGGATATGAGGATATGAAATCTATTCAGAAGGAAAAATATGTAAAAGACCTGAATAGATTCAGAGGGAAAATTAAACCTGAACTTAAAAGATTTTCAACCAAATATTTTACTTATAGTGAGTTTAAAGATTGGAATAACCTTGCAGACAAGCTTTATAGTTTTGATGACTTTGGAAGTTTTTTAAAAGGTAATGTGAAAGATATTCTTCCCGAGAATATTAAAACCTATTATGATCCTTTAGGAAGAGCAGATAAAATTTTCAATTTTGTTAAAGAAAATTATAGATGGAACGAGAAGGCAGGAATAATGGCTTCCCAGAATTTAAGACAGCTTATAAAAACAAAATCTGGCAATAGTGCAGATATAAATCTTCTTTTGACTATGCTTTTGAGAGATGCCGGAATTGAAGCTAATCCTCTTCTGATTTCTACTGTTGATAATGGTATTCTGAATGTTATTTCACCTAATATCAATAATTTAAATTTTGTTTTGACATCCGTTAAAATTAATAATCAAATTTATTTTTATGATGCAACTTCCTTCAATTCTAAGGTAAATATGTTACCAGAGAGGGATTGGAATGATTTCGGAATTTTATTGGAAGGAAAAAAAGGAACATCTCTGTCATTCTCTAATACCAATATAAGTAAAAAAGAGATGAATATCAAAGCCAGCTTAGACCTTGGGAATTCTTTAGTAAAAGGAATTTTCACACAAAAGGATAGCGGGATGTATGCAATTAACTCTTATGATGAATTTGATAGAAACAAAGATAAATATAAACAGGTGTTTCCGTCGCGATATAATATAGATGGGAAAAATGTAGAACCAAAACTCCTGGACAATGGTGATTTTGAAACTCAGATGGCATTTTCCGATTCTAACCTGATGGATGTAATAGGAGACAAAATCGTGATCAATCCCATCATGTTTTTAAATGCTGAAAAAGAATTGTTTGATCAGTCCCATGAAAGGAAATATCAGATTGACTTTATTTCGGCTTTTAATAAAGAAAAAAGAATAGAACTTGAAATTCCTGAAAATTATAAAGTGTTAAGCCTTCCGAAAGATAAAAAGATGGCTACGGACGATCAGGAAATATCTTTTTTATACAAGGTTGAAACGCTTGGTAATAAAATAATAATTACCTCAAAAATAGGTATTGCCAGTCAAAATTATCCTAAAGAATACTATCCGTTTTTTAAACAAATCTGGAAAACGATCTCTGAAACGGAAAATCAGGTCATTAGTTTGGTGAAAAAATAA
- a CDS encoding DUF5684 domain-containing protein produces MLTLLQTDPYNGTDAVSGAAAAGLGIGTMFFGLLCYIFYGYCMYKIFQKAGRQDAWAAFIPIYNTIVLLEIVKKPIWWIILFFIPLVNIFACWVVYDRLAKGFSKETPLYTILILLFGFIFIPVLGLGSDQFDSKLVPND; encoded by the coding sequence ATGTTAACTCTTTTACAAACAGACCCTTATAATGGGACAGATGCAGTGTCTGGTGCAGCCGCTGCAGGATTAGGGATCGGAACAATGTTCTTCGGCCTGCTATGTTATATATTCTATGGATATTGCATGTACAAAATCTTCCAGAAAGCAGGAAGACAAGATGCCTGGGCCGCCTTTATTCCTATTTATAATACAATTGTGCTATTGGAAATCGTGAAAAAACCCATTTGGTGGATCATTCTTTTCTTTATTCCATTGGTAAACATTTTTGCATGTTGGGTAGTATATGACAGGCTTGCTAAAGGATTTTCCAAAGAAACGCCTCTCTACACAATTCTGATCCTTCTTTTTGGATTTATCTTTATTCCTGTACTGGGGCTTGGAAGCGATCAATTTGATAGTAAACTGGTTCCGAATGATTAA
- the gyrB gene encoding DNA topoisomerase (ATP-hydrolyzing) subunit B, with the protein MSQKQYTASSIQALEGMEHVRMRPSMYIGDVGVRGLHHLVYEVVDNSIDEALAGYCDTIFVSIKEGNGIEVSDNGRGIPVDFHEKEQKSALEVVMTKIGAGGKFDKDSYKVSGGLHGVGVSCVNALSNEMVTTVYRDGNIYQQIYSKGKAQTQVEEIGHSDIRGTKQFFQPDDTIFTELIYNYDTLASRLRELSYLNKGITITLTDEREKLEDGSFRSEIFHSEGGLKEFVAYIDGSRESIMEHVIFMEGERDDIPVEVAMRYNTSFNENLHSYVNNINTHEGGTHLAGFRRALTRTLKKYADELGLPAKEKVEITGDDFREGLTAVVSVKVMEPQFEGQTKTKLGNSEVSGAVDKIVGEMLTNFLEENPNEAKIIVQKVVLAAKARQAAKKAREMVQRKSPMGGSGLPGKLSDCSSKDPAESEIFLVEGDSAGGTAKQGRDRHFQAILPLRGKILNVEKSMLHKVYDNEEIRNIYTALGVSVGTEEDSKALNMAKLRYHKIVIMTDADIDGSHISTLILTFFFRYMKELIENGYIYIAQPPLYLLKRGNKKVYAYNEKEREEFTLEMAPDGKGVEVQRYKGLGEMNPEQLWETTLNPEHRILKQVTIDNAVEADSVFSMLMGDEVPPRREFIEKNAKYAKIDA; encoded by the coding sequence ATGAGTCAAAAACAATATACAGCTAGTAGTATTCAGGCATTGGAAGGAATGGAGCACGTACGTATGCGTCCTTCAATGTACATTGGTGATGTAGGAGTCAGAGGGCTTCACCACTTGGTTTATGAAGTAGTAGATAACTCTATTGACGAGGCATTGGCAGGGTACTGTGACACGATCTTCGTTAGCATCAAGGAAGGAAACGGAATTGAAGTAAGTGATAACGGTAGAGGTATCCCGGTTGATTTCCACGAAAAAGAGCAGAAATCTGCCCTTGAAGTGGTTATGACAAAAATTGGAGCCGGAGGTAAGTTTGATAAAGACTCTTATAAGGTTTCAGGAGGTCTTCACGGGGTAGGGGTTTCGTGTGTGAATGCACTTTCTAACGAAATGGTAACTACAGTTTACAGAGACGGGAATATCTATCAACAGATATATTCTAAAGGAAAAGCACAGACTCAGGTTGAAGAAATCGGTCACAGTGACATAAGAGGAACTAAACAGTTTTTCCAGCCGGATGATACTATATTTACAGAATTAATCTATAATTACGATACATTAGCAAGCCGTTTAAGAGAGCTTTCTTACCTAAATAAAGGAATTACGATTACGCTTACCGATGAAAGAGAAAAATTGGAAGACGGTTCTTTCCGTTCAGAAATTTTTCATTCTGAAGGGGGATTGAAAGAATTTGTTGCTTACATCGACGGTAGCCGTGAATCTATTATGGAACACGTGATCTTCATGGAAGGCGAAAGAGATGATATTCCTGTTGAGGTGGCGATGCGTTATAATACATCATTTAACGAAAATCTTCACTCTTACGTTAATAATATCAATACGCACGAAGGAGGTACTCACCTGGCAGGTTTCAGAAGAGCTTTAACAAGAACTTTAAAGAAATATGCTGATGAATTAGGACTTCCGGCAAAAGAAAAAGTAGAAATTACCGGTGATGACTTCCGTGAAGGACTTACAGCTGTAGTTTCTGTAAAAGTAATGGAACCTCAGTTTGAAGGACAGACCAAAACAAAACTAGGGAACTCTGAAGTTTCCGGTGCTGTTGATAAGATTGTAGGAGAAATGCTTACTAACTTCCTGGAAGAAAATCCTAATGAAGCTAAAATCATTGTTCAGAAAGTTGTTTTAGCAGCTAAAGCAAGACAAGCAGCTAAAAAGGCTAGAGAAATGGTTCAGAGAAAATCTCCAATGGGAGGTTCAGGTCTTCCGGGGAAACTATCTGACTGCTCATCTAAAGATCCGGCTGAATCTGAAATCTTCCTTGTAGAGGGAGATTCCGCAGGTGGAACAGCAAAGCAGGGTAGAGACAGACACTTCCAGGCTATTCTACCATTAAGAGGTAAGATTTTGAACGTAGAGAAGTCTATGCTTCATAAAGTGTATGATAACGAGGAAATCAGAAATATTTATACTGCACTTGGAGTTTCTGTAGGAACAGAAGAAGATAGTAAAGCTTTAAATATGGCAAAATTAAGATACCATAAAATTGTTATCATGACCGATGCCGATATTGATGGATCTCACATTTCTACATTGATCCTTACTTTCTTCTTCAGATATATGAAGGAACTTATTGAGAATGGATATATCTATATTGCTCAACCTCCTTTATATCTATTAAAAAGAGGGAACAAAAAAGTGTATGCCTATAACGAAAAAGAACGTGAAGAGTTTACTTTAGAAATGGCTCCGGATGGTAAAGGTGTAGAAGTACAGCGTTACAAAGGTCTTGGAGAAATGAACCCTGAACAGCTTTGGGAAACAACCCTGAACCCTGAACACAGAATTCTGAAGCAGGTAACTATTGATAATGCAGTAGAAGCAGACAGTGTATTCTCTATGTTGATGGGGGATGAGGTACCACCGAGAAGAGAGTTTATCGAGAAAAATGCGAAATATGCAAAAATTGATGCATAA